In Agarivorans gilvus, one genomic interval encodes:
- a CDS encoding pilus assembly protein PilP, which yields MKAIVLGLTLLALFGCEGSKDDLQQYVMEVKARKVPVQEDVPQIKPFEHLAYQASDGRNPFTSPAPEAVDTTVSDEKECALAPQTNREKQALEQYSLSSLKMRGVLGDGPSLWALLEVPGGEMYRVKEGYYLGLHHGVIVKVSDTGLDIKEVVSDGQGCWNERTTQLSLSQAEQ from the coding sequence ATGAAAGCCATAGTATTAGGATTAACCCTGCTTGCATTATTTGGCTGTGAAGGTTCGAAGGACGATTTGCAGCAATACGTTATGGAAGTAAAAGCTCGTAAAGTTCCAGTGCAGGAAGATGTACCTCAAATTAAACCTTTTGAGCACCTTGCTTATCAAGCCAGTGATGGGCGAAACCCATTCACCAGCCCTGCTCCAGAAGCTGTAGACACTACGGTAAGTGATGAAAAAGAATGTGCTCTAGCACCTCAAACAAATCGCGAAAAGCAAGCCTTGGAACAGTACTCGCTGTCTAGCTTAAAGATGCGCGGTGTGCTTGGTGATGGTCCAAGTTTATGGGCTTTGCTTGAAGTGCCCGGTGGTGAAATGTATCGAGTAAAAGAAGGCTATTACTTAGGCTTACACCATGGTGTCATCGTTAAGGTCAGTGATACTGGTTTAGATATCAAAGAAGTTGTTTCAGATGGCCAAGGCTGCTGGAACGAGAGAACTACTCAGCTTTCGCTCTCGCAAGCTGAACAATAG
- a CDS encoding type 4a pilus biogenesis protein PilO — translation MDLQQLNELDLENIGSWPKLAKVIFVIIVCAMIAGASYYYLVADEQKKLTQLEAKEQELRNKFEVKAALAGNLPAYQKQVEEMSEAFSSLLKQLPEKHEIPGLLDELSFIGIDNGLEFRRINWEPEVEHEFSTELPIKLEVSGQYHQLGAFVSGVAALPRIVILDNITMKKQGEDGMLSMAMLAKTYRYKEKQVPKGK, via the coding sequence ATGGATTTACAACAGCTCAATGAATTAGACCTAGAGAATATCGGTTCGTGGCCTAAGTTGGCTAAAGTTATTTTTGTAATTATTGTTTGTGCAATGATTGCGGGCGCTAGTTATTACTATTTAGTCGCTGACGAGCAAAAGAAATTGACTCAGTTAGAAGCCAAAGAGCAAGAATTACGTAATAAATTTGAGGTAAAAGCCGCTCTAGCCGGAAACCTTCCCGCTTATCAGAAGCAAGTAGAAGAAATGAGCGAAGCCTTTTCTTCTTTATTGAAGCAGCTTCCTGAAAAGCACGAAATTCCCGGTCTGTTAGATGAACTGAGTTTTATCGGCATTGATAACGGTTTGGAGTTTCGCCGGATTAATTGGGAACCTGAAGTTGAACATGAGTTTTCTACAGAGCTGCCGATAAAATTAGAAGTCAGTGGTCAATATCATCAGCTCGGCGCTTTTGTTAGTGGGGTGGCAGCCTTACCTCGTATCGTCATCTTGGATAACATCACTATGAAGAAGCAAGGTGAAGATGGCATGTTGAGTATGGCCATGTTGGCAAAAACCTATCGTTACAAAGAAAAGCAAGTGCCGAAGGGGAAATAA
- a CDS encoding PilN domain-containing protein — protein MSNINLLPWREAVKSKQKRDFWLGLVSAAAITFLAVFLVQNYYVNLQHKQQARNQFLEKETAILDHQIGEIKKIKEQKESLKKRIALIQKLQESRNIPTKIFNSLPTIAPSGIYLDSLSFKDSSIDLDGKSEANYRVANLMRNIEQLEWLGTPSIRSIVALSGQQSDMELSKFQLGFAVKLGVPSQAEGAK, from the coding sequence ATGTCTAACATTAACTTACTTCCTTGGCGTGAAGCGGTAAAAAGTAAGCAAAAACGCGATTTTTGGCTGGGGCTGGTATCGGCTGCTGCTATTACTTTTCTGGCGGTGTTTTTAGTGCAAAATTATTATGTGAACTTGCAGCATAAGCAGCAGGCTCGTAATCAGTTCTTAGAGAAAGAAACAGCGATTTTAGATCACCAGATTGGTGAAATTAAGAAAATTAAAGAACAGAAAGAGAGTCTTAAAAAGCGTATTGCGCTTATTCAAAAGCTTCAAGAAAGTCGAAATATACCCACTAAAATTTTCAATAGCTTACCTACGATTGCCCCGAGCGGAATTTACTTAGATAGCCTGTCTTTTAAAGATTCTTCGATCGATTTAGACGGTAAAAGTGAAGCTAACTATCGGGTGGCTAACCTAATGCGTAACATCGAACAGTTAGAATGGTTGGGCACCCCTAGTATTCGCTCTATCGTTGCTCTGTCGGGTCAACAATCAGATATGGAATTGAGCAAGTTTCAGTTGGGGTTTGCTGTCAAACTTGGTGTTCCCAGCCAAGCAGAGGGGGCTAAGTAA
- the pilM gene encoding type IV pilus assembly protein PilM, which produces MVLGIGKKSSTALLGIDFGSSTIKGLLLSKSSKGLKVEAVAEVDTPTGALVDNQVVSPEEITESLRELKRKLPSRNRQVATAVAGSHVITKVIYMDSSLSALELETQVELEAENSIPFPIDEISLDFEVLGVNESEPTRNNVLLSAARTEAVSIRAEVLANADFEAKIVDVESHALGRAWNYLLHQQDEEFDPQKVIALVDIGETTLNFAILNKGEVVYNRAQNFGGAQYTQQIASFYSLSVEEAKEMKVSGRLPENYEIDVFAQFVNGVIQNVRRQISLFLSSSGYKTIDAIALSGGSALSDELVFQMQSDLEMPVLKAQPFHDCAVDRSIDREKLRHEGGKYMVALGLALRSFDNV; this is translated from the coding sequence ATGGTACTAGGGATAGGTAAAAAATCATCGACTGCGTTGTTAGGTATCGATTTCGGTTCTTCCACAATTAAAGGGCTACTGCTTTCAAAATCGTCAAAGGGTTTAAAAGTAGAAGCTGTGGCAGAAGTTGACACACCTACCGGGGCACTGGTCGATAACCAAGTTGTTTCTCCTGAGGAGATTACTGAGTCATTGCGAGAATTGAAGCGCAAGCTACCTTCTCGTAATCGCCAAGTAGCAACAGCGGTAGCAGGGAGTCATGTGATTACCAAAGTAATCTACATGGATAGTAGTTTATCGGCGCTGGAGTTGGAAACTCAGGTGGAACTTGAGGCGGAGAACTCCATCCCCTTTCCAATTGATGAAATCAGTCTCGACTTTGAAGTGCTGGGTGTTAATGAGAGTGAACCCACTCGAAATAACGTTCTACTTAGTGCTGCCCGCACCGAGGCGGTGAGTATTCGGGCGGAGGTTTTAGCAAATGCTGACTTTGAAGCTAAAATTGTAGATGTAGAGTCACATGCCTTAGGCCGTGCTTGGAACTACTTGTTACATCAGCAGGATGAGGAATTCGACCCACAAAAGGTGATTGCGCTAGTCGATATTGGTGAAACCACTTTAAATTTTGCCATTCTCAACAAAGGAGAAGTGGTTTACAACCGAGCGCAAAACTTTGGTGGGGCGCAATATACTCAGCAGATAGCTAGCTTCTATAGCCTGAGTGTGGAAGAAGCAAAGGAAATGAAAGTGAGTGGGCGCTTACCCGAGAACTATGAAATAGATGTGTTCGCGCAGTTTGTAAATGGCGTTATTCAAAATGTGCGCCGGCAAATTTCACTATTTTTAAGTTCAAGTGGTTATAAGACTATTGATGCAATTGCATTAAGTGGTGGTAGTGCTTTATCTGATGAGCTGGTCTTTCAAATGCAAAGCGATTTGGAAATGCCGGTGCTTAAGGCTCAGCCTTTCCATGACTGCGCTGTAGATCGCTCTATAGACCGAGAAAAGCTGCGCCATGAAGGCGGTAAGTACATGGTTGCTCTAGGTTTAGCCTTAAGGAGTTTTGATAATGTCTAA
- the oxyR gene encoding DNA-binding transcriptional regulator OxyR, which produces MNLRDLEYLVALQEQKHFRKAAEKCFVSQPTLSGQIAKLEEELGLLLIERTSRKVIFTHAGDELAGKARSILLEVKGLKDMAKSFQAPMAGPLHLGLIPTVAPYLLPKIVPHIRTEFSDMELFLYEEQTHVLLQRLEEGELDCLVLAYLPEMERFGAIDLFDEPLLLAMPSSHHWHDKQKLELSDLSGEQVLMLEDGHCLRDQAMGYCFTAGAKEDTSFKATSLETLRHMVAAGMGITLLPQLAIPEADEHSGICYRRFSEPQPSRRISLLYRNNSVRRPCFNQLAKVISQYVVLN; this is translated from the coding sequence ATGAACCTACGCGATTTAGAATATTTAGTGGCTTTACAGGAACAAAAGCATTTTCGTAAAGCTGCGGAGAAGTGTTTTGTTAGTCAGCCCACCTTAAGTGGCCAAATAGCCAAGTTAGAAGAAGAGCTTGGTTTATTGTTGATTGAGCGAACATCTCGAAAAGTTATTTTTACTCATGCTGGCGACGAGCTGGCTGGCAAAGCTAGAAGCATTTTGTTAGAGGTGAAAGGTCTTAAAGACATGGCTAAAAGCTTTCAAGCACCAATGGCAGGCCCTTTGCATTTAGGACTTATTCCAACCGTTGCTCCTTATTTACTACCTAAAATCGTACCGCATATTCGCACTGAGTTCAGTGATATGGAACTGTTCTTATATGAAGAGCAAACTCACGTGTTACTGCAGCGTTTAGAAGAGGGTGAGTTAGATTGCCTAGTACTGGCGTATTTACCTGAAATGGAGCGATTTGGTGCCATTGACTTGTTTGATGAACCGCTATTGTTAGCCATGCCTAGCTCTCATCATTGGCACGATAAGCAAAAGCTTGAGTTGTCCGATCTTAGTGGTGAGCAAGTGTTGATGTTAGAAGATGGCCATTGTTTACGCGACCAAGCCATGGGTTATTGTTTTACCGCTGGGGCAAAAGAAGATACCAGCTTTAAGGCAACCAGCTTAGAGACGCTACGTCATATGGTAGCGGCGGGCATGGGGATTACATTATTACCCCAGTTGGCTATTCCTGAAGCAGATGAGCACAGTGGCATTTGTTATCGGCGTTTTAGCGAGCCACAACCGAGTCGCCGAATCAGCTTGCTCTATCGCAATAACTCGGTTCGACGACCCTGTTTTAATCAATTGGCAAAAGTGATTAGCCAATATGTGGTGCTAAATTAG
- a CDS encoding Ig-like domain-containing protein, whose protein sequence is MGETISELRFIVTDSTGNPKAGQEVDFALDSSLHGVTISPLTAQSNAAGEVLTRVTSGSMSGAVVVSASFSDPDTGDIISATSNALAIHTGVPSQQSMSLSASTLALEAWGVDGVNSDITLRVSDENNNPVPNDTTIVFEADGGQVSGNCKTSGQDSNSACTVTWVSQNPRPKGHLYDLPAGRCNAPGHIPGDVTNTQGNNLYGVGRASVLAVTSGQEYYSDVNGNRTFDTGETYTALGEAYVDSNENGSYDTNGIFNHDSVNVEERFRDYNENSEFDALSGVKDSSIPAGSVTELFNGLSCTIAANSAGTCTRDLVEVRDSVVLVMATSEANILISDATNSVPISSVDLNVLSSQGLVITIQDLNGNQMPAGTEVAISTNNGELSGQTSFTVSDGIRLCDLMGLSVIRETTPNNRSEGLMTVVVTSPGGVETARSITIIDAG, encoded by the coding sequence GTGGGTGAGACCATTTCTGAGTTACGCTTTATCGTTACCGACTCAACTGGCAACCCTAAGGCAGGGCAAGAAGTCGATTTTGCGCTTGATTCAAGCCTGCACGGCGTAACCATTAGCCCCTTAACAGCTCAATCTAACGCAGCCGGTGAAGTGTTGACTCGAGTGACTAGCGGCAGCATGTCGGGTGCGGTAGTGGTTAGCGCCAGCTTTAGCGACCCAGATACCGGTGACATCATTTCCGCTACCTCTAATGCCCTAGCTATTCATACTGGCGTCCCATCTCAACAAAGTATGTCCTTATCGGCCAGTACTTTGGCGTTAGAGGCCTGGGGAGTAGATGGCGTAAACAGTGACATCACCTTACGAGTCAGTGACGAAAACAATAACCCTGTACCCAACGACACCACCATCGTATTTGAAGCCGATGGCGGACAAGTATCAGGTAACTGCAAAACCTCCGGTCAAGACAGCAATAGTGCTTGTACAGTCACTTGGGTAAGCCAAAACCCTCGCCCCAAAGGCCATCTTTACGACCTTCCAGCAGGTCGCTGTAATGCTCCTGGACACATCCCAGGTGATGTAACTAATACTCAAGGTAATAACTTATACGGTGTGGGTCGAGCTAGCGTATTAGCGGTGACCTCAGGCCAAGAATACTATTCAGATGTAAACGGTAACCGTACCTTTGATACAGGTGAGACCTATACCGCACTTGGCGAAGCTTACGTTGATAGCAACGAAAATGGCAGCTACGACACCAACGGCATTTTTAACCATGATAGTGTCAACGTTGAAGAGCGCTTCCGTGACTACAACGAAAATAGTGAGTTCGATGCTTTGTCAGGCGTTAAGGATTCGAGCATTCCAGCTGGCTCGGTTACAGAGCTATTTAACGGCCTGTCCTGTACCATTGCTGCGAATTCGGCTGGCACTTGTACACGGGATCTTGTTGAAGTGCGAGATTCGGTAGTTTTAGTAATGGCAACTTCTGAAGCCAATATCTTAATTTCAGATGCAACTAACAGTGTGCCAATCAGTAGTGTTGACTTAAATGTACTGTCCTCTCAAGGATTAGTGATTACAATTCAAGATCTAAACGGCAATCAAATGCCTGCAGGCACCGAAGTAGCAATTAGCACCAATAATGGGGAATTATCAGGGCAAACCAGCTTTACCGTTTCTGACGGTATTAGGCTATGTGATTTAATGGGGCTTAGCGTGATTCGGGAGACAACACCCAATAACCGCTCTGAAGGTTTGATGACTGTTGTTGTTACCAGCCCTGGCGGCGTAGAAACAGCTCGGTCAATCACCATTATTGACGCAGGCTAA
- the tuf gene encoding elongation factor Tu, whose amino-acid sequence MSKEKFERSKPHVNVGTIGHVDHGKTTLTAAITNVLAKTYGGEAKDFAAIDNAPEERERGITISTSHVEYDTPTRHYAHVDCPGHADYVKNMITGAAQMDGAILVVASTDGPMPQTREHILLSRQVGVPYIIVFMNKCDMVDDEELLELVEMEVRELLSEYEFPGDDIPVIQGSALKALEGEAEWEAKIIELAEALDSYIPEPERDIDKPFLLPIEDVFSISGRGTVVTGRVERGIVKVSDEIEIVGIKETTKTTCTGVEMFRKLLDEGRAGENCGILLRGTKRDEVQRGQVLAVPGSITPHTKFEAEVYVLSKDEGGRHTPFFKGYRPQFYFRTTDVTGSVELPEGVEMVMPGDNLKFVVELICPIAMDEGLRFAIREGGRTVGAGVVAKIFE is encoded by the coding sequence GTGTCTAAAGAAAAATTTGAACGTTCAAAACCGCACGTAAACGTTGGTACAATTGGCCACGTTGACCACGGTAAAACAACTTTAACAGCGGCTATTACTAACGTATTAGCAAAAACTTACGGCGGTGAAGCTAAAGATTTCGCAGCAATCGATAACGCTCCAGAAGAGCGCGAGCGCGGTATTACGATTTCTACTTCACACGTAGAATACGACACACCTACTCGCCACTACGCGCACGTAGACTGTCCTGGACACGCCGACTATGTTAAAAACATGATTACCGGTGCAGCTCAAATGGACGGCGCTATTCTAGTAGTAGCTTCTACCGATGGTCCAATGCCACAAACACGTGAGCACATCCTACTTTCTCGTCAGGTTGGTGTACCTTACATCATCGTATTCATGAACAAATGTGACATGGTAGACGACGAAGAATTGCTAGAATTGGTAGAAATGGAAGTTCGTGAACTTCTATCAGAATACGAATTCCCTGGTGATGACATTCCAGTAATCCAAGGTTCAGCACTTAAAGCCCTAGAAGGTGAAGCTGAGTGGGAAGCGAAAATCATTGAACTAGCAGAAGCGCTAGATTCATACATTCCAGAGCCAGAGCGTGACATCGACAAGCCTTTCCTACTACCAATTGAAGACGTATTCTCAATTTCAGGTCGTGGTACAGTAGTAACAGGTCGTGTAGAGCGTGGTATCGTTAAAGTATCTGACGAAATTGAAATCGTAGGTATTAAAGAAACTACTAAGACAACTTGTACTGGTGTAGAAATGTTCCGTAAACTGCTTGACGAAGGTCGTGCAGGTGAGAACTGTGGTATTTTGCTACGTGGTACTAAGCGTGACGAAGTACAACGTGGTCAAGTATTGGCAGTACCTGGTTCAATTACTCCACACACCAAGTTCGAAGCAGAAGTATACGTACTAAGCAAAGACGAAGGTGGCCGTCACACGCCATTCTTCAAAGGCTACCGTCCACAGTTCTACTTCCGTACAACTGACGTAACTGGTTCAGTAGAGCTACCAGAAGGCGTAGAAATGGTAATGCCAGGCGACAACTTGAAATTTGTTGTAGAGCTAATCTGCCCAATCGCGATGGACGAAGGTTTACGCTTCGCAATCCGTGAAGGTGGCCGTACAGTAGGTGCGGGTGTTGTAGCGAAAATCTTCGAATAA